Proteins found in one Sardina pilchardus chromosome 3, fSarPil1.1, whole genome shotgun sequence genomic segment:
- the LOC134077214 gene encoding uncharacterized protein LOC134077214 isoform X1 — MAHLQQEPNANPRPSAQRPAVRPMHETTLTLKDSADTNYTTVMAESYSGRDTRGQPLIFSFRDPQFPSQHDRKLDLSNTIATYTATHSRDVHSPKDIIPHNVLYNSRMRNWTRSHEGLAMKEVTNPTGSTLFRSSYHDNHQNPSSSIGHGVTSMGRPTAWHSHDILTGEDKRPAGPGKPKTTRDDSLRAQRRWETDSSALRLY; from the exons ATGGCCCATTTGCAACAAGAACCGAACGCCAACCCTAGGCCATCTGCTCAGAGACCAGCGGTGCGTCCCATGCATGAAACCACCCTCACACTGAAAGATTCAGCAGACACGAATTATACCACCGTCATGGCTGAG AGCTACAGTGGGCGAGACACCAGAGGACAACCACTGATATTTTCCTTCAGAGATCCACAGTTTCCCTCCCAGCATGACAGGAAGTTGGACCTCAGCAATACAATAGCTACTTACACAGCAACGCATAGCAGGGACGTCCACTCTCCTAAGGACATAATTCCG CACAACGTTCTGTACAACAGCAGGATGAGGAATTGGACCCGCAGTCATGAAGGCTTGGCTATGAAAGAGGTCACCAACCCCACTGGGTCAACCCTGTTCAGGAGCAGTTACCATGACAACCATCAGAACCCCAGCTCGAGCATCGGCCATGGAGTCACCTCAATGGGTCGTCCCACTGCCTGGCACAGTCATGACATTCTCACAG gagaggacaagagaccTGCAGGCCCAGGAAAACCTAAGACCACCAGAGACGATTCCCTGCGGGCACAGCGGCGCTGGGAGACAGACAGCAGTGCCCTTAGACTGTACTGA
- the LOC134077214 gene encoding uncharacterized protein LOC134077214 isoform X2, with protein sequence MAHLQQEPNANPRPSAQRPAVRPMHETTLTLKDSADTNYTTVMAEHNVLYNSRMRNWTRSHEGLAMKEVTNPTGSTLFRSSYHDNHQNPSSSIGHGVTSMGRPTAWHSHDILTGEDKRPAGPGKPKTTRDDSLRAQRRWETDSSALRLY encoded by the exons ATGGCCCATTTGCAACAAGAACCGAACGCCAACCCTAGGCCATCTGCTCAGAGACCAGCGGTGCGTCCCATGCATGAAACCACCCTCACACTGAAAGATTCAGCAGACACGAATTATACCACCGTCATGGCTGAG CACAACGTTCTGTACAACAGCAGGATGAGGAATTGGACCCGCAGTCATGAAGGCTTGGCTATGAAAGAGGTCACCAACCCCACTGGGTCAACCCTGTTCAGGAGCAGTTACCATGACAACCATCAGAACCCCAGCTCGAGCATCGGCCATGGAGTCACCTCAATGGGTCGTCCCACTGCCTGGCACAGTCATGACATTCTCACAG gagaggacaagagaccTGCAGGCCCAGGAAAACCTAAGACCACCAGAGACGATTCCCTGCGGGCACAGCGGCGCTGGGAGACAGACAGCAGTGCCCTTAGACTGTACTGA